The following proteins are co-located in the Haloprofundus halophilus genome:
- a CDS encoding winged helix-turn-helix domain-containing protein: MYASAVDERTMRNEQRGSEILALLGDDVSRTILAATDRQPLSAQTLEERCDASLATIYRRIEDLLAHRLLRERTELRPDGNHYKTFEANLEQVDVSLDDGSLAVDVARRDDAPDRFRGIWDSMQRGFD, translated from the coding sequence ATGTACGCGAGTGCAGTCGACGAGCGAACGATGCGGAACGAGCAACGCGGAAGCGAGATACTAGCACTGCTCGGAGACGACGTCAGTCGGACAATTCTCGCCGCAACGGACCGCCAGCCGTTGTCCGCACAGACGCTCGAAGAGCGCTGCGACGCGTCGCTGGCGACAATCTACCGCCGCATCGAGGACCTCTTGGCGCACCGGCTGCTCCGCGAGCGGACCGAACTCCGCCCGGACGGTAACCACTACAAGACGTTCGAGGCGAACCTCGAACAGGTCGACGTCAGCCTCGACGACGGGTCGCTCGCCGTCGACGTAGCCAGACGCGACGACGCTCCCGACCGGTTCCGCGGCATCTGGGACAGCATGCAACGAGGATTCGACTGA
- a CDS encoding MBL fold metallo-hydrolase, with translation MSNTGYEPSTVAQRVADDESDPFVLDVRREEEYDEWQIPGSTNLPIYDELLDYDYSTLEAHLDDLPEDEEIIVVCIAGVTSARAADFLREHGYDAESVDDGMNGWGRVHRQYELDIDGVVQIVRPGTGCVSYLVHDGDEAVVVDPTQYVEEYLAAAEERDLEIVGVTDTHAHADHVSGARRLAGELDVPYYLHREDVADLDRVTELADGDAIEVGSRELDVRHTPGHTPGSVSFEYGDALLSGDTLFLRSVGRPDLEDSSEDAVRTAASRLFDSLDDLTDLDDGTVVLPGHFSDEEVRPLATELGELRAESTNELLSYVEDGDEEAFVETIVESLADEPANYNEIKQINWGKEQPGDDVEELELGPNNCAAN, from the coding sequence GACGAGTGGCAAATTCCCGGGAGCACCAACCTGCCCATCTACGACGAACTCCTCGACTACGACTACTCGACCCTCGAGGCGCACCTCGACGACCTCCCCGAAGACGAGGAGATAATCGTCGTCTGTATCGCTGGCGTCACGTCCGCGCGCGCCGCTGACTTCCTGCGCGAACACGGGTACGACGCCGAATCCGTCGACGACGGCATGAACGGTTGGGGCCGCGTCCACCGTCAGTACGAACTCGACATCGACGGCGTCGTTCAGATCGTCCGCCCCGGAACCGGCTGCGTCTCCTACCTCGTCCACGACGGCGACGAAGCCGTCGTCGTCGACCCGACGCAGTACGTCGAGGAGTATCTCGCCGCCGCCGAGGAACGCGACTTGGAAATCGTCGGCGTCACCGACACCCACGCCCACGCCGACCACGTCTCGGGAGCGCGACGCCTCGCGGGCGAACTCGACGTCCCCTACTACCTCCACCGCGAGGACGTCGCCGACCTCGACCGCGTGACCGAACTCGCGGACGGGGACGCCATCGAAGTCGGCTCCCGCGAACTCGACGTGCGCCACACGCCCGGTCACACGCCCGGAAGCGTCTCCTTCGAGTACGGCGACGCCCTCCTCTCGGGGGACACGCTGTTCCTCCGGAGCGTCGGTCGACCCGACCTCGAAGATAGCTCCGAAGACGCTGTCCGTACGGCCGCGAGTCGGCTGTTCGACAGCCTCGACGACCTGACCGACCTCGACGACGGAACGGTCGTCCTCCCCGGCCACTTCAGCGACGAGGAGGTCCGTCCCCTCGCGACGGAACTCGGAGAGCTCCGCGCGGAGTCGACGAACGAGCTCTTGAGCTACGTCGAAGACGGCGACGAGGAGGCGTTCGTCGAGACCATCGTCGAGAGCCTCGCGGACGAACCCGCGAACTACAACGAAATCAAGCAGATCAACTGGGGGAAGGAACAGCCCGGCGACGACGTCGAGGAACTCGAACTCGGGCCGAACAACTGCGCGGCCAACTGA
- a CDS encoding cytochrome P450, translating to MTSDLRPTTDEHPPGPDGLPLLGSAIASIRGGLAFSERMAREYGDVVHWEDPAGHVYQLNHPDDIERVLVHNNQNYEKGDEFQKVLGPLTGNGILNSEGEEWRRNRRLVQPSFHPDRIQVYSEMMTDLTGNVLDEWEDGEAYSIHEEMMELTLRIVTKALFGVDIDEYVDEVEAAIEAFLPATTSLPNVLLPEDVPLPSRRRMANARDTLDRVVDDIIQQKKGSPGDHDVVSMLLAARDEDGEPLSERQIRDEAITLLAAGHETTAVSMTYTAFLLSQHPQIEAKLVAELDRVLGGDLPTMADLPELTYTERIVKESMRLYPPVPRIVRESVDADVLGGYRIPPRSKIMLNQWVVHRDARWYDDPLAFDPERWTDEFERSLPRLAYFPFAAGPRRCIGDRFAMLEARLILAMMYQRFHLELVSDRSIEVIPTVTSRPKEDIVVTVHER from the coding sequence ATGACCTCCGACCTCCGACCTACGACCGACGAACATCCGCCCGGCCCCGACGGGCTACCGCTCCTCGGGTCGGCCATCGCGTCGATTCGGGGTGGGCTGGCGTTCAGCGAGCGAATGGCGCGCGAGTACGGCGACGTCGTCCACTGGGAAGACCCCGCCGGGCACGTCTATCAACTCAACCACCCCGACGACATCGAGCGCGTCCTCGTCCACAACAACCAGAACTACGAGAAGGGCGACGAGTTTCAGAAGGTTCTGGGGCCGCTGACGGGCAACGGAATCCTGAACAGCGAAGGCGAGGAGTGGCGACGGAACCGCCGGCTGGTCCAACCGTCGTTTCACCCCGACCGGATTCAGGTTTACTCGGAGATGATGACCGACCTCACCGGGAACGTGCTCGACGAGTGGGAAGACGGCGAGGCGTACTCGATTCACGAGGAGATGATGGAGCTGACGCTTCGAATCGTCACGAAGGCGCTGTTCGGCGTCGATATCGACGAGTACGTCGACGAGGTCGAAGCGGCTATCGAGGCGTTTCTCCCCGCGACGACCAGTCTGCCGAACGTGCTACTCCCGGAGGACGTACCGCTTCCCTCGCGTCGGCGGATGGCGAACGCCCGCGACACGCTCGACCGCGTCGTCGACGACATCATCCAGCAGAAGAAGGGGAGTCCCGGCGACCACGACGTGGTCTCGATGCTTCTGGCGGCGCGCGACGAGGACGGGGAGCCACTTTCGGAGAGACAGATTCGAGACGAGGCTATCACGCTTCTCGCCGCCGGCCACGAGACGACCGCCGTGTCGATGACGTACACCGCGTTCTTGCTCTCACAGCACCCACAGATCGAGGCGAAACTCGTCGCGGAACTCGATCGCGTACTCGGCGGCGACCTCCCGACGATGGCCGACCTGCCGGAACTGACCTACACCGAGCGGATAGTCAAAGAGTCGATGCGGTTGTACCCGCCGGTTCCCCGTATCGTCCGCGAGTCCGTCGACGCCGACGTTCTCGGCGGCTACCGCATCCCCCCGCGGTCGAAGATCATGCTGAACCAGTGGGTCGTCCATCGCGACGCCCGGTGGTACGACGACCCGCTCGCGTTCGACCCGGAGCGGTGGACCGACGAGTTCGAGCGGTCGTTGCCGCGACTGGCCTACTTCCCGTTCGCCGCCGGACCGCGGCGCTGTATCGGCGACCGATTCGCGATGCTGGAGGCTCGCCTGATTCTCGCGATGATGTACCAGCGGTTCCATCTCGAACTCGTCTCCGACCGGAGCATCGAGGTCATCCCGACGGTGACCTCTCGTCCGAAGGAAGATATCGTCGTAACGGTTCACGAGCGGTGA
- the crcB gene encoding fluoride efflux transporter CrcB, with amino-acid sequence MIEFDPAHVVGTGGAVGALLRQYVGRLVESDEFPLGTLAVNVLGTFLLGFVTFLGVDSTTLLLLGTGVCGSFTTFSSFSVQTVRLWETGDRLRAVVNAGANLLGAGLALGVAWGLAQVLV; translated from the coding sequence TTGATCGAGTTCGACCCCGCACACGTCGTCGGTACCGGCGGAGCCGTCGGCGCGCTCCTCCGACAGTACGTCGGCCGCCTCGTGGAGTCAGACGAGTTCCCGCTGGGAACGCTCGCCGTGAACGTACTCGGAACGTTTCTTCTCGGATTCGTGACGTTTCTGGGCGTGGACTCGACGACGCTGCTGCTGCTCGGAACGGGCGTCTGCGGGTCGTTCACGACGTTCTCCTCGTTCTCCGTCCAGACCGTCCGGCTCTGGGAGACGGGTGACCGTCTCCGGGCGGTCGTAAACGCCGGTGCGAACCTGCTCGGTGCGGGGCTCGCACTCGGCGTCGCGTGGGGCCTCGCTCAAGTGCTCGTCTGA
- a CDS encoding MFS transporter encodes MSRARLFGSLCGLVFLLNLARIVFAPLLDVFIAEFSIGEGTAGLIVTLAWVGSASLRLPTGWLLTKVPRHHVVVVSGVILALSSGFAATATTVPHLMAGAFLMGIASGVYFVSANPLLSELYPQRVGRVIGIHGVASQIAAVIAAPLVALTLLVDWRLSLWAIAVGAAVVTAYTWLAASRIDMPTAGQADRDFVAGALSEWRIIVTSLAIVGAAVFVWQGLFNFYELYMQSKGLSDQAAGAMLAVVFAAGVPAFYVGGDLADRLPQIPYLLGVVGVFAACVYLLTMVEGLLVVGVVTCLLGFVAHAVFPAVDTYLLDTLPDSTRGSAYAVFSSVWMLTQALGSSAVGTLVEQGYTYDTVFANAAVALGLSILVLVVFERAGRLPS; translated from the coding sequence GTGTCTCGCGCTCGTCTCTTCGGCTCTCTGTGTGGCCTCGTCTTTCTGCTGAATCTCGCCAGAATCGTCTTCGCACCGCTTCTGGACGTGTTCATCGCCGAGTTTTCCATCGGAGAGGGGACCGCCGGCCTCATCGTCACGCTCGCGTGGGTCGGGAGCGCGTCGCTCCGACTGCCGACCGGCTGGCTGCTGACCAAGGTCCCGCGCCACCACGTCGTCGTCGTCTCCGGCGTCATTCTCGCGCTCTCGTCGGGGTTCGCGGCCACCGCGACGACGGTTCCGCATCTCATGGCCGGCGCGTTTCTGATGGGCATCGCCTCCGGCGTCTACTTCGTCTCGGCGAACCCCCTCTTGAGCGAGTTGTACCCGCAGCGGGTCGGTCGCGTCATCGGCATCCACGGCGTGGCGAGCCAGATCGCGGCGGTGATAGCCGCCCCGCTCGTCGCGCTGACGTTGCTCGTCGACTGGCGGCTCTCGCTGTGGGCGATCGCCGTCGGCGCCGCCGTGGTGACCGCCTACACGTGGCTCGCGGCGAGTCGAATCGACATGCCGACGGCGGGGCAAGCGGACCGCGACTTCGTCGCCGGCGCGCTCTCCGAGTGGCGTATCATCGTCACCTCGCTCGCAATCGTCGGGGCGGCGGTGTTCGTCTGGCAGGGGCTGTTCAACTTCTACGAGCTGTACATGCAGTCGAAGGGGCTCTCCGACCAGGCGGCTGGGGCGATGTTGGCCGTCGTCTTCGCCGCCGGCGTTCCGGCGTTCTACGTCGGCGGCGACCTGGCCGACCGACTCCCGCAGATCCCGTATCTGCTCGGCGTGGTCGGCGTGTTCGCCGCCTGCGTGTACCTGTTGACGATGGTCGAGGGGCTGCTGGTCGTGGGCGTCGTCACCTGCCTGCTCGGGTTCGTCGCTCACGCCGTGTTTCCGGCGGTGGACACGTACCTCCTCGATACGCTCCCGGACTCCACCCGGGGGAGTGCCTACGCCGTGTTCAGTTCGGTCTGGATGCTGACGCAAGCGCTCGGTTCGTCCGCGGTCGGGACGCTCGTCGAGCAGGGATACACGTACGACACCGTGTTCGCGAACGCCGCGGTCGCACTCGGGCTCAGTATTCTCGTTCTCGTCGTGTTCGAGCGCGCGGGACGGCTGCCGAGTTAG
- a CDS encoding DUF3006 domain-containing protein, translating into MDDSTLLVVDRFEGDDAVLLVEEDGELVDELVLPTAMLPTDGQHQDAILSLARPDETRVELRYDPEMTAERRQSAQDRFDRLSRSLPDEESDEASDEL; encoded by the coding sequence ATGGACGACTCTACCCTACTCGTCGTCGACCGCTTCGAGGGAGACGACGCCGTGTTGTTGGTCGAAGAGGACGGCGAACTCGTCGACGAACTCGTGTTGCCGACGGCGATGCTGCCGACCGATGGCCAGCACCAGGACGCGATTCTCTCGCTCGCTCGCCCCGACGAGACGCGCGTCGAGCTCCGGTACGACCCCGAGATGACCGCCGAGCGTCGCCAGTCCGCGCAGGACCGCTTCGACCGACTCTCCCGGTCCTTGCCCGACGAGGAATCCGACGAAGCGTCCGACGAGTTGTGA
- a CDS encoding DsbA family protein produces the protein MDSEDNITRRRALVAGGATVAFGGGVAYLATRSGSGGREYVPSSFATNDSTTGYGVELAGRPVAGDSDAQVDIYYWTDYLCPFCKRFETETLPKIGANYIDDGTVRLVSLLYPNIGEYSMPAAVWSRCVWRQVADDDPSVFWNWHGAAFEAQSESGDDWANEETFDRITRQTDGVSVDAVRDCRETRSDAMRETVSVDVDTARSSDIQGTPGFVLYNRKSDTAGKMVGAHPYETFSKAIDRVRDA, from the coding sequence ATGGACTCTGAGGACAATATTACCCGGCGACGCGCCCTCGTCGCCGGCGGAGCCACGGTCGCGTTCGGCGGCGGTGTCGCGTATCTCGCGACCCGTTCGGGTTCGGGCGGCCGAGAGTACGTTCCGTCGTCGTTCGCGACGAACGATTCGACGACCGGGTACGGCGTCGAACTCGCCGGGCGTCCGGTTGCGGGCGACTCCGACGCTCAGGTCGACATCTACTACTGGACCGACTACCTCTGTCCGTTCTGCAAACGATTCGAGACGGAGACGCTCCCCAAAATCGGTGCGAACTACATCGACGACGGGACGGTGAGGCTCGTCTCGCTTCTGTACCCGAACATCGGCGAGTACTCGATGCCGGCGGCGGTCTGGAGTCGCTGCGTCTGGCGGCAGGTCGCCGACGACGACCCGAGCGTCTTCTGGAACTGGCACGGCGCCGCGTTCGAGGCGCAGTCGGAGTCCGGAGACGACTGGGCGAACGAGGAGACGTTCGACCGCATCACCAGACAGACGGATGGCGTCTCGGTCGACGCCGTCCGCGACTGCCGCGAGACGCGCAGCGACGCGATGCGCGAGACGGTCAGCGTCGACGTCGACACCGCCCGGTCCTCGGACATCCAGGGGACACCGGGCTTCGTCCTCTACAACCGGAAGTCGGACACGGCGGGAAAGATGGTCGGTGCTCACCCGTACGAGACGTTCTCGAAGGCGATAGACCGAGTACGAGACGCATGA
- a CDS encoding CrcB family protein: MSETTRHPLVRLESLALVAIGGFAGSNLRYFADLVLPGLVGTLVVNAVGSAVLGFVLYEKLYSGILTKETRTVVSTGFLSSFTTYSTFALQSAQAPPLWLVANVVANYALGFAGVLVGRRTARVVDRRWSR, translated from the coding sequence ATGTCAGAGACTACTCGCCATCCGCTCGTCCGACTCGAATCGCTCGCACTCGTCGCAATCGGGGGGTTCGCCGGGTCGAACCTCCGGTACTTCGCCGACCTCGTCCTCCCTGGTCTGGTCGGGACGCTCGTCGTCAACGCCGTCGGCAGCGCGGTTCTCGGGTTTGTTCTCTACGAGAAACTGTATTCGGGCATCTTGACGAAGGAGACTCGCACCGTCGTCTCGACGGGCTTTCTCTCCTCGTTCACCACCTACAGCACGTTCGCGCTCCAGTCGGCGCAGGCCCCGCCGCTGTGGCTCGTCGCGAACGTCGTCGCCAACTACGCGCTCGGGTTCGCCGGTGTGCTCGTCGGGCGGCGGACCGCTCGGGTCGTCGACCGGCGGTGGTCGCGTTGA
- a CDS encoding lamin tail domain-containing protein → MFTRRVSTVFVVVLLVVLSGCVGGQAVAPSEPRTESASAAAAAATQTAAVSTANGTLEVHYINVGQSTSTLVVTPENETMLIDSGDWRDDGRHVLAYLQSRNVTRIDHLVTSHADADHIGGHAAVIEYYESQADGVGAVYDPGIASSSRTYEAYLDAVERYDVPLYRVASNDTLPVAGANVSVLAPPSEPLAGGERNENSVVLMVTHGEQRFLLTGDAEAAGEEYLVETYGERLNATVLQAGHHGSGSSTGDALLDASSPRVAVVSSAYESQYGHPHEETLARLGERSIPTYWTAVHGNTVLTSDGRNLTVSTQRNATTTATELRTAPPVEPGATDPVVERMTLTGGVSAASTLVATDGGVNTPATPGASSDGSDSPDSTGASDSPDSAEESAPTETTAPDDEASGGELSLAAIRADAPGDDHENTNGEYLVFENAGDEPLDLTGWTVEDEAGHAYTFPTGFTLAPGARVTLYTGDGSDTDSELYWGSGSAVWNNGGDTIRVSDDAGTVVLEERY, encoded by the coding sequence ATGTTCACTCGGCGTGTCTCTACCGTCTTCGTCGTCGTACTTCTCGTCGTGCTGTCGGGTTGCGTCGGTGGTCAGGCGGTCGCGCCGTCGGAGCCGCGAACCGAATCGGCATCAGCGGCGGCCGCCGCGGCCACGCAGACGGCCGCCGTGTCGACGGCGAACGGGACGTTGGAGGTCCACTACATCAACGTCGGACAGTCCACGAGTACGCTCGTCGTCACGCCGGAGAACGAAACGATGCTCATCGATTCGGGCGACTGGCGCGACGACGGACGCCACGTGCTCGCGTATCTCCAGTCGCGGAACGTCACCCGGATAGACCACCTCGTCACCTCCCACGCCGACGCCGACCACATCGGCGGACACGCGGCCGTCATCGAGTACTACGAGTCGCAAGCCGACGGCGTCGGCGCGGTTTACGACCCGGGTATCGCGTCGAGTTCGCGGACGTACGAAGCGTATCTCGACGCGGTCGAGCGGTACGATGTCCCCCTCTACCGAGTCGCCTCGAACGATACGCTCCCGGTCGCGGGCGCGAACGTCTCCGTACTCGCGCCGCCCTCGGAGCCGCTCGCGGGCGGTGAACGGAACGAAAACAGCGTCGTCCTGATGGTGACTCACGGCGAACAGCGGTTCCTGCTCACCGGTGACGCCGAAGCCGCCGGCGAGGAGTACCTCGTCGAGACGTACGGCGAACGACTCAACGCGACCGTACTCCAGGCGGGACACCACGGGAGCGGCTCCAGCACGGGCGACGCGCTCCTCGACGCGAGTTCGCCGCGGGTCGCGGTCGTCTCGAGCGCCTACGAGTCGCAGTACGGACATCCGCACGAGGAGACGCTCGCACGTCTCGGCGAGCGCTCGATTCCGACCTACTGGACCGCAGTCCACGGGAACACCGTTCTCACGAGCGACGGGCGTAATCTGACGGTTTCGACGCAGCGAAACGCGACGACGACGGCGACCGAGTTGCGCACTGCACCCCCCGTCGAACCCGGGGCCACCGACCCGGTCGTCGAACGGATGACACTCACCGGCGGCGTCTCGGCCGCGTCGACGCTCGTCGCCACGGACGGTGGGGTGAACACGCCGGCGACGCCGGGGGCGTCGTCCGACGGTTCCGACTCGCCCGACTCGACTGGTGCGTCGGACTCACCCGACTCGGCCGAGGAGTCGGCGCCGACGGAGACGACAGCCCCCGACGACGAGGCGTCGGGTGGCGAGCTATCGCTCGCGGCGATTCGGGCCGACGCCCCCGGTGACGACCACGAGAACACGAACGGCGAGTATCTCGTCTTCGAGAACGCGGGCGACGAACCGCTCGACCTCACCGGCTGGACCGTCGAGGACGAGGCCGGTCACGCGTACACGTTCCCGACGGGATTCACGCTCGCCCCGGGGGCGCGGGTGACGCTCTACACGGGCGATGGCAGCGACACCGACTCCGAGCTGTACTGGGGGTCCGGCAGCGCCGTCTGGAACAACGGCGGCGATACGATACGCGTAAGCGACGACGCCGGGACGGTAGTGTTGGAGGAGCGTTACTGA
- a CDS encoding DUF7521 family protein, which yields MQSELLVAKAIVVVLGLLIAVQGFRASRREQSRRMLFVAGGFALLSVGSVLESVCYDVFELSVFLSGLVQSSVLASGMLLILVSLFVPAAAGRPAESR from the coding sequence ATGCAGTCGGAACTGCTCGTGGCGAAGGCCATAGTCGTCGTCCTCGGACTCCTCATCGCGGTGCAGGGCTTTCGCGCCTCCCGGCGAGAGCAGAGCCGGCGGATGCTGTTCGTCGCCGGCGGTTTCGCGCTCCTCAGCGTGGGGTCGGTGCTCGAAAGCGTCTGCTACGACGTGTTCGAACTCTCCGTGTTCCTCTCCGGACTGGTCCAGTCTTCGGTTCTCGCCTCGGGAATGCTTCTGATTCTCGTCTCGCTGTTCGTCCCCGCAGCGGCGGGTCGGCCGGCGGAGAGTCGTTGA
- a CDS encoding haloacid dehalogenase type II: MTLDAERVSTVTFDSYSTLVDVDAAEQALAERVDDPEPVSKLWRSRSLEYTFVANQVDAYQPFYEMNRDALQYALDAHDADIGTDERDEILAVYHELDVFDDVRDGIERLRDGGYDCYVVSNGDPEMLESMVEHADIGDLLEDTVSADEIRTFKPAADLYRHAAGRTGTPIDEIAHVTAGWFDVMGAKHAGMQSVWVDRKGSPWETFGGEPDLTIETFFELADALGV, translated from the coding sequence ATGACGCTGGATGCCGAGCGGGTCTCGACGGTGACGTTCGACTCGTACAGTACGCTGGTGGACGTGGACGCCGCCGAGCAGGCGTTGGCCGAGCGGGTCGACGACCCGGAACCGGTCTCGAAGCTCTGGCGGTCGCGGTCGCTCGAATACACGTTCGTCGCCAACCAGGTCGACGCCTACCAGCCGTTCTACGAGATGAACCGCGACGCGCTGCAGTACGCACTCGACGCTCACGACGCCGATATCGGCACAGACGAGCGAGACGAGATTCTCGCGGTGTACCACGAACTGGACGTGTTCGACGACGTGAGAGACGGTATCGAGCGACTGCGCGACGGCGGCTACGACTGCTACGTCGTCTCGAACGGCGACCCGGAGATGCTCGAGTCGATGGTCGAACACGCCGACATCGGCGACCTCTTGGAGGACACCGTCAGCGCCGACGAGATACGGACGTTCAAACCCGCCGCCGACCTGTACAGACACGCCGCAGGCCGGACCGGAACGCCCATCGACGAGATCGCCCACGTGACCGCCGGCTGGTTCGACGTTATGGGAGCAAAGCACGCCGGGATGCAGAGCGTCTGGGTCGATCGGAAGGGTTCGCCGTGGGAGACGTTCGGCGGCGAACCCGACCTCACCATCGAGACATTCTTCGAGTTGGCGGACGCGCTCGGCGTCTGA
- a CDS encoding DUF4177 domain-containing protein, translated as MSRDDARFEYESLRVPRGATKKESSDPKEELNEYAADGWRLVETVEYVGGGTKYLILERPVE; from the coding sequence ATGAGCCGAGACGACGCCCGCTTCGAGTACGAGAGTCTCCGCGTCCCGCGCGGAGCGACGAAGAAGGAGTCATCCGACCCGAAAGAGGAGTTGAACGAGTACGCGGCCGACGGTTGGCGACTCGTCGAGACGGTCGAGTACGTCGGCGGCGGCACGAAGTACCTCATCCTCGAACGACCCGTCGAGTGA